The proteins below are encoded in one region of Methanobacterium sp.:
- a CDS encoding site-2 protease family protein — translation MVNFTSHEIRDIIISMLVIAGVFAYVFRNINQGDFITLIPVTLVAVGFGFVFHELAHKFMAVRYGFYAEYRLWVQGLVLAIVTAALGFVFAAPGAVYIHGQYISKEENGKISIAGPLTNIALAAIFFVLIQFVSFSPILTLICGLGFTINSFLAFFNLLPVFMLDGAKVLKWNPVIWVVTTGIAFIMMAYPYIISYMRLTI, via the coding sequence ATGGTTAACTTCACATCCCATGAGATTAGGGACATAATAATCTCCATGCTGGTTATTGCCGGGGTTTTTGCTTATGTATTCCGGAATATTAACCAGGGAGACTTCATTACACTCATCCCCGTCACACTGGTGGCAGTGGGATTCGGATTCGTATTTCACGAGCTAGCCCATAAATTTATGGCAGTAAGATATGGTTTTTATGCAGAATACAGGCTCTGGGTTCAAGGACTTGTCCTGGCCATAGTAACAGCAGCCCTGGGATTTGTATTTGCAGCTCCGGGTGCGGTATACATTCACGGACAGTACATCTCCAAGGAAGAAAACGGAAAAATATCCATAGCAGGCCCATTAACTAATATAGCCCTGGCAGCAATATTCTTCGTTTTAATTCAATTTGTATCATTTTCACCCATATTAACACTAATCTGTGGTCTGGGTTTCACCATTAACAGCTTTTTAGCATTTTTCAACCTGCTCCCGGTCTTCATGTTAGATGGGGCAAAAGTTTTAAAATGGAATCCCGTTATATGGGTCGTTACCACGGGAATAGCATTCATAATGATGGCTTATCCCTATATTATTTCTTATATGCGATTAACGATATAG
- a CDS encoding HIT family protein: protein MVIYTNSTCEYCQIAGGYGKLIWETVHWNVYLAPSQRYLGTCVVALKRHCRDLSQVKNEEWIDFALVVQKLEKSLEKTFQPTLYNWSCFKNSVFRNENPNPEVHWHFIPRYQNPVDFEGISFHDPDFGYIPLPEKREIPGKVMEKLALRIKDNIK from the coding sequence ATGGTGATTTACACGAATTCAACTTGCGAATACTGTCAAATAGCCGGAGGATACGGGAAACTTATATGGGAAACAGTCCACTGGAACGTATATCTGGCACCAAGCCAACGTTATCTTGGAACCTGTGTGGTGGCTCTTAAAAGGCATTGCAGAGATCTTTCCCAGGTAAAAAATGAGGAATGGATTGATTTTGCATTGGTGGTGCAGAAACTGGAAAAATCCCTGGAAAAAACATTCCAGCCCACCCTCTATAACTGGAGCTGTTTTAAAAATTCAGTTTTCAGGAATGAAAATCCCAATCCTGAGGTTCACTGGCATTTCATACCCCGTTATCAGAACCCGGTGGATTTTGAGGGGATCAGTTTCCATGACCCCGATTTTGGATATATTCCCCTTCCTGAAAAAAGAGAAATTCCAGGGAAAGTCATGGAAAAACTCGCCCTAAGAATTAAAGATAACATTAAATAA
- a CDS encoding Xaa-Pro peptidase family protein, with the protein MKIDEIIQKMNQENFNSLIILKPENIAYVTGFKPSSISVLILKEEPLLLSSKLDLEEAHQKSHLPVEEFKSLDKLKKSLKESNPGKMGVEHSMTVGIYQKFCGDFQVELTDLIEQFRAIKSADEAKKIKGAIRIAENSFENLDFSVTEDNLAAQLEYNMRSAGSPSPSFETIVASGSRSSLPHATTTSRKVGSPVMIDWGALYQNYASDITRTIIHSEEQEEIFSIVLEAQKKAIETIKPGVKASYIDKVARNVIEEYGYGDNFIHSTGHGVGLEVHEKPSLSVRSDEKLRKGMVVTVEPGIYLEGKFGVRIEDMVLIKNRAKVLTSHPRKIIA; encoded by the coding sequence ATGAAAATAGATGAAATAATACAAAAAATGAATCAGGAAAATTTCAACTCGTTAATTATCCTTAAACCCGAAAATATAGCTTACGTTACCGGTTTTAAACCTTCAAGTATCTCAGTTTTAATATTAAAAGAAGAACCATTGCTTTTATCCTCAAAATTAGACCTGGAAGAAGCTCATCAAAAATCACACCTCCCTGTGGAGGAATTCAAATCCCTTGATAAACTTAAAAAATCCTTGAAAGAAAGTAACCCTGGAAAGATGGGTGTAGAGCATTCCATGACTGTAGGAATCTACCAAAAATTTTGTGGGGATTTTCAGGTAGAACTCACCGACCTGATTGAACAGTTCAGAGCAATTAAATCTGCGGATGAAGCTAAAAAAATTAAAGGGGCCATCAGGATTGCTGAGAATTCATTTGAAAATTTGGATTTTTCAGTGACTGAAGATAACCTGGCAGCGCAGCTGGAGTATAACATGCGCAGTGCAGGTTCTCCAAGCCCTTCCTTTGAAACTATTGTGGCTTCCGGATCAAGATCAAGCCTTCCACATGCTACCACCACATCTAGAAAGGTGGGAAGTCCAGTAATGATAGACTGGGGTGCGTTATATCAGAATTACGCATCTGACATAACCCGGACTATAATCCATAGTGAAGAACAGGAAGAAATTTTTTCTATAGTCCTGGAAGCCCAGAAAAAAGCCATAGAAACCATTAAGCCTGGTGTGAAAGCGTCTTACATTGATAAAGTGGCCAGAAATGTTATTGAAGAATATGGATACGGAGACAATTTCATCCATTCCACGGGACATGGAGTGGGTTTGGAAGTTCATGAAAAGCCATCATTATCCGTCAGGAGTGATGAAAAACTCAGAAAGGGAATGGTGGTAACTGTTGAACCTGGAATATACCTTGAAGGGAAATTTGGAGTTAGAATTGAAGACATGGTACTCATTAAAAACCGGGCCAAAGTCTTAACCAGCCACCCCCGAAAAATTATCGCTTAA
- a CDS encoding type II secretion system F family protein: MAIIPSALSPISNSIDNVFPDKYLVRLQEMLIRSGMYVKASDLLTLIVGAGILLGMIALVAFLIMGVDPLIGFILGLIAPGALIFTWIFFMMERRVDSIEQGTPDFLRQIASLLRSGVGVETALEDISKHGEGPLTDELKRAVIEIKIGSTFEDSLLGMGERLKSKTLDRTFRMIIEGRRVGGSLADVIETVAEDLRAVLALQRERKANVMMSVMFLLIAGVIAAPFALGMAMTYNSFIGSLGKPNPLADAAYISATGYIIIHSIIVGLLIGIVLYGSAKKGVKFSLALAPVSYGIFYAIILVGPAVMGVPT, translated from the coding sequence ATGGCCATCATACCTTCTGCGCTTTCCCCCATATCTAATAGTATTGATAATGTTTTCCCTGACAAATACCTGGTTCGTCTGCAGGAAATGCTGATTCGTTCCGGTATGTATGTTAAGGCCTCTGATCTTTTAACCCTAATTGTCGGTGCAGGAATCTTACTGGGTATGATCGCCCTTGTAGCATTTCTCATAATGGGTGTAGATCCATTAATAGGTTTTATTCTTGGTTTAATTGCTCCTGGCGCCCTTATATTTACCTGGATTTTTTTTATGATGGAAAGGAGAGTAGATTCCATTGAACAGGGTACTCCCGACTTTTTAAGGCAAATCGCATCACTTTTAAGATCAGGAGTAGGTGTTGAAACCGCCCTGGAAGACATATCCAAACATGGAGAGGGCCCTCTAACCGACGAACTAAAAAGGGCAGTAATTGAAATAAAAATAGGAAGTACCTTTGAAGACTCTCTTCTGGGAATGGGCGAACGTTTGAAATCTAAAACACTCGATAGAACATTCCGAATGATTATTGAAGGTAGAAGAGTTGGAGGCAGCCTTGCAGATGTTATTGAAACAGTTGCAGAAGATTTAAGGGCTGTTCTAGCACTACAACGGGAAAGAAAAGCCAACGTCATGATGTCAGTGATGTTCTTGTTAATTGCAGGCGTAATCGCCGCTCCCTTTGCACTGGGAATGGCCATGACTTACAATTCTTTCATTGGATCCCTGGGAAAACCCAACCCCCTCGCGGATGCTGCTTATATAAGCGCCACCGGATACATTATCATTCACTCCATAATTGTTGGGTTACTGATCGGAATCGTGCTTTATGGAAGCGCCAAGAAAGGAGTTAAATTCTCATTGGCCCTGGCTCCAGTGTCTTATGGAATATTTTATGCAATTATACTGGTTGGACCTGCTGTGATGGGAGTACCAACATAA
- a CDS encoding class III signal peptide-containing protein, producing MKMIDMGIMEDEAAQTAAEYLMIFGGIIVIVLVAVISYQNYVRGLGGNLTNGSEIQSVENNLQDINQTLNQT from the coding sequence ATGAAAATGATAGATATGGGAATAATGGAGGACGAAGCAGCCCAGACAGCCGCCGAATACTTAATGATATTCGGAGGCATCATAGTAATCGTCCTAGTGGCAGTCATCTCCTACCAGAATTATGTTCGCGGTCTGGGAGGCAACCTTACCAATGGTAGTGAAATTCAGAGTGTGGAAAACAATCTTCAGGATATAAACCAAACTCTAAACCAGACATAA
- a CDS encoding lactaldehyde dehydrogenase encodes MKMLINGNSIDKEEKIAVINPFNNQTVDHVPLGDSKDARDAIHAANKAKKSMNEMSSRKLSRILYDIHQELKEKHREMSELITLETGKPIRDSRVEMDRSLQTLLMAAEESKRIHGETVPMDAAIAGRSAFGFTIKIPLGVVAAITPFNYPVNLAIHKLAPALAAKNTVVFKPSTKAPLAALKMAQIIGRHLPDGSVNAITGSGNLLGDEIVTSNLVNKISFTGSVPTGLSIAQKAGMKKLTLELGGNDPLLVLDDADLDMAVMGAVAGSYLNAGQVCIAVKRIIVHEKVADQFIDQLVAHTKKLKMGDPLDPETEMGPLIDEGAAIHVEHRVNDAIENGAQLLCGGNRKNAFYDATVIDHVDMGMELVQKETFGPVSPIIRVKNLDEAIEVANGTPYGLQAGIFTSSIENAKRAVKEIEAGSVLINKQSTFRTDNMPFGGFKMSGMGKEGVKYAVEDMTRSKMVVIG; translated from the coding sequence ATGAAAATGCTTATAAACGGGAATTCAATCGATAAAGAAGAAAAAATCGCCGTTATAAATCCATTCAATAACCAGACTGTGGATCATGTTCCTCTGGGGGATAGTAAAGATGCGCGTGATGCTATTCACGCTGCTAATAAAGCAAAAAAGTCCATGAATGAAATGTCTTCCCGTAAACTGTCCCGCATACTCTATGATATCCACCAGGAGTTGAAGGAAAAACACCGGGAAATGTCTGAACTTATCACTCTTGAAACCGGGAAACCCATACGTGATTCAAGGGTAGAAATGGATCGGTCCCTGCAAACTCTACTTATGGCTGCTGAGGAATCAAAAAGGATACATGGCGAAACAGTTCCCATGGATGCTGCCATTGCTGGGAGGAGTGCATTTGGATTTACCATTAAGATCCCTTTAGGAGTGGTTGCAGCCATCACCCCATTCAACTATCCAGTGAACCTGGCCATCCATAAATTAGCCCCTGCTCTGGCTGCTAAAAACACGGTGGTTTTTAAACCTTCCACCAAAGCCCCCCTTGCTGCACTGAAAATGGCACAGATCATTGGGAGGCATCTGCCCGATGGATCGGTAAATGCTATCACTGGCTCTGGAAATCTTTTGGGGGATGAAATAGTAACCAGTAACCTGGTTAATAAGATATCTTTCACAGGTAGTGTTCCTACTGGTCTTTCCATTGCCCAAAAAGCAGGTATGAAGAAGTTAACCCTGGAACTGGGGGGAAACGACCCACTCCTGGTTCTGGATGATGCCGACTTGGACATGGCAGTCATGGGAGCAGTGGCTGGTTCCTACCTCAACGCGGGACAGGTTTGCATTGCAGTTAAACGGATTATCGTTCATGAAAAGGTGGCAGACCAGTTCATAGATCAGCTGGTGGCTCATACTAAAAAGTTAAAAATGGGAGACCCCCTGGATCCTGAAACCGAGATGGGACCCCTGATTGATGAGGGTGCAGCCATTCATGTGGAACATAGGGTTAATGATGCCATTGAAAATGGTGCTCAACTTCTCTGCGGAGGTAACAGAAAGAATGCTTTTTATGATGCCACAGTAATTGATCACGTGGATATGGGGATGGAACTTGTTCAAAAAGAAACTTTTGGACCTGTTTCACCCATTATAAGGGTTAAAAATTTGGATGAAGCTATTGAAGTGGCTAACGGCACCCCTTATGGGTTACAGGCCGGTATCTTCACCAGCAGTATAGAAAACGCCAAAAGGGCGGTGAAGGAAATCGAAGCAGGTTCCGTTCTTATAAATAAACAATCAACCTTCCGGACAGATAACATGCCCTTTGGAGGGTTTAAAATGAGTGGTATGGGTAAGGAAGGAGTTAAATATGCTGTGGAAGATATGACCCGTAGTAAGATGGTTGTTATTGGTTAA